In Geminocystis sp. NIES-3709, a single genomic region encodes these proteins:
- the wecB gene encoding non-hydrolyzing UDP-N-acetylglucosamine 2-epimerase: MSQTKKLVCITLGTRPEAIKLAPVIKCFQEAKDFDTKVILTGQHREMVSQVMKLFNLSATVDLDIMQSKQSLSDITCRSLQGLEKIFQDINPNLVISQGDTTTAFSASLAAFYQQIPVGHVEAGLRTDNIYNPFPEEANRRLISQISQLHFAPTTLAVENLHKSGVTGEIHLTGNTVIDALLSVAEKKPSCDIKGLDWEKYRVLLVTVHRRENWGEPLKDIIAGLRLVLAKFPDTAILLPLHRNPIVREPLQKELGSHERVFLTEPLDYEELVGAIQRSYLLLTDSGGLQEEAPSLGKPVLVLRETTERPEAVTAGTAKLIGTRSYQILSSASDLLGNKNNYQQMAEAINPFGDGKASHRIVEISRKYLS, translated from the coding sequence ATGAGTCAAACCAAAAAACTTGTTTGTATAACACTGGGAACTCGTCCAGAAGCCATTAAATTAGCTCCTGTCATTAAGTGCTTTCAAGAAGCCAAAGATTTTGACACCAAAGTCATTTTAACAGGGCAACACCGAGAAATGGTTAGCCAAGTAATGAAATTATTTAATTTGAGTGCCACCGTTGACTTAGACATCATGCAATCTAAGCAGAGTTTAAGTGATATTACTTGTCGTAGTTTACAAGGATTAGAAAAAATTTTTCAAGACATCAACCCTAATCTCGTAATTAGTCAAGGAGATACTACTACCGCTTTTTCCGCTTCTTTAGCCGCTTTTTATCAACAAATTCCTGTGGGCCATGTAGAAGCTGGACTACGAACAGATAACATATATAATCCTTTTCCGGAAGAAGCCAATCGTCGTTTAATTTCCCAAATAAGTCAACTTCATTTTGCTCCCACTACTTTAGCTGTAGAAAACTTACATAAATCAGGAGTAACAGGGGAAATTCATTTAACGGGAAATACTGTTATTGATGCTTTGTTGTCTGTAGCAGAAAAAAAACCATCTTGTGACATTAAGGGTTTAGACTGGGAAAAATATCGAGTATTATTAGTAACAGTCCATCGTCGAGAAAATTGGGGCGAACCCTTAAAAGACATCATCGCTGGTTTAAGATTAGTCTTAGCTAAATTTCCTGATACGGCTATTTTATTACCTTTACATCGTAATCCGATCGTGCGTGAACCATTACAAAAAGAATTAGGATCTCATGAGAGAGTATTTTTAACTGAACCTTTAGATTATGAAGAATTAGTAGGCGCAATTCAGCGTAGTTATTTACTTTTAACTGATTCTGGAGGTTTACAGGAAGAAGCCCCCAGTTTAGGAAAACCTGTCTTAGTTTTACGAGAAACCACTGAAAGACCAGAAGCTGTCACGGCGGGAACGGCAAAATTAATCGGAACTCGATCGTATCAAATTTTATCATCAGCTAGTGATTTACTGGGAAATAAAAACAATTATCAACAAATGGCAGAAGCCATCAATCCTTTTGGAGATGGTAAAGCATCTCATCGTATTGTAGAAATTTCTCGCAAATATTTGAGTTAG
- a CDS encoding cupin domain-containing protein yields the protein MEIQTGEYWIKKLNLQKHPEGGYFRETYRCQDIINQDKLLTRYDGLRNSSTAIYYLLSGEEFSAFHKLKSDEIFHFYSGSTLIVHLISENGEYKQIKLGQNPDKNEILQLVIPSGCWFASHVSQPESYSLIGCTVSPGFDFADFTLGNREELIKLYPHHSNIITELTHD from the coding sequence ATGGAAATTCAAACAGGAGAATACTGGATTAAAAAACTAAACTTACAAAAGCATCCTGAAGGAGGATATTTTCGAGAAACTTATCGTTGTCAAGATATTATTAATCAAGATAAATTGTTAACAAGATATGATGGTTTAAGAAATTCTAGTACAGCTATTTATTATCTTTTATCAGGAGAAGAATTTTCTGCTTTTCATAAATTAAAAAGTGATGAAATTTTCCATTTTTATAGTGGTTCAACTTTAATAGTTCATCTTATTAGTGAAAATGGTGAATATAAGCAAATTAAACTAGGACAAAATCCTGATAAAAATGAAATTTTACAGTTAGTTATTCCTTCTGGTTGTTGGTTTGCTTCCCATGTTAGTCAACCTGAATCTTACAGTTTAATTGGTTGTACAGTATCTCCGGGATTTGATTTTGCAGATTTTACTTTAGGAAATAGAGAAGAATTAATTAAATTATATCCCCATCATAGCAACATTATTACTGAGTTAACCCATGATTAA
- the lexA gene encoding transcriptional repressor LexA produces the protein MENLTPAQKQLYEWLIQYIQTNKHSPSIREMMKAMNLRSPAPIQSRLEKMRNKGYIDWSEGQARTLKILKNYTQGLTLQGKITAGGLVEPFTDEQEKLDLASMFNESTCFALQVIGDSMINDNITEGDYVIMRSISDQNEVKEGDIVAARVDGQGTTLKRVYFSEDKVILKASNPNYEPITAPVDQVEIQGILQGVCRLFD, from the coding sequence ATGGAAAACTTAACTCCTGCTCAAAAACAACTGTATGAATGGTTAATTCAATATATTCAGACAAATAAACACTCTCCTTCTATTCGAGAGATGATGAAGGCTATGAATTTGCGATCGCCAGCACCTATTCAAAGTCGCTTGGAAAAAATGCGCAATAAAGGTTATATTGATTGGTCTGAAGGACAAGCACGAACTCTTAAAATTTTAAAAAACTATACTCAAGGATTGACTTTACAAGGAAAAATCACTGCGGGAGGATTAGTCGAACCTTTTACCGATGAACAAGAAAAACTCGATCTTGCTTCAATGTTCAATGAATCTACCTGTTTTGCTTTACAAGTAATTGGAGATAGTATGATAAATGATAATATCACCGAGGGGGATTATGTTATCATGCGATCGATTTCTGATCAAAATGAAGTAAAAGAAGGAGACATTGTGGCGGCTAGAGTTGATGGACAAGGTACAACTTTAAAAAGAGTCTATTTTTCTGAAGATAAAGTTATCTTAAAAGCCTCTAATCCCAATTATGAACCTATTACTGCACCTGTTGATCAAGTGGAAATTCAAGGGATTTTACAAGGAGTATGTCGTCTTTTTGATTGA
- a CDS encoding Hpt domain-containing protein — MDNANNERIVGYFIEEAKEHLETIEKGILDLSSAVNDEESINELFRAAHSIKGGAAMLNFNSIAKTAHRLEDAFKILRDDPIQTDQTLESLFLKAYDILQDLLERLQGPLGLSEEEGEQIMEAAEPHFVELQNYIQQLADGEIPTATHVTSASVRSSSPSLTAIPSDEIVLQVRQILQKMLVIFKQDPTPNNRQQLQTICDKLSQIAPVENGWQNLIKCAKQAIGNPKHSYRLLAPVIIKEVKLAGDCLEVGKGSEIAPSQGLEQLAYSKLPQVLITVDPSVAAETITKIFNREQISALVNLLQATH; from the coding sequence ATGGATAATGCAAATAATGAAAGGATTGTTGGCTATTTTATCGAGGAAGCAAAAGAACATTTAGAAACGATCGAAAAAGGTATTTTAGACTTATCCTCGGCGGTTAACGATGAAGAAAGTATAAATGAACTATTTAGGGCCGCTCATTCCATCAAAGGAGGTGCCGCTATGTTAAACTTTAATAGTATTGCAAAAACCGCTCACCGTCTGGAAGATGCTTTTAAAATACTTAGAGATGATCCTATTCAAACTGATCAAACTTTAGAAAGTCTTTTCCTTAAAGCCTACGATATTCTACAGGATTTATTGGAGCGTTTGCAAGGGCCTCTTGGTTTATCGGAAGAAGAGGGAGAACAAATTATGGAAGCGGCTGAGCCACATTTTGTAGAATTACAGAATTATATTCAGCAATTAGCCGACGGGGAAATTCCCACTGCTACTCATGTTACTTCCGCATCGGTAAGAAGTTCAAGTCCGTCTCTCACCGCTATTCCTAGTGATGAAATTGTTCTTCAAGTCAGACAAATATTACAAAAAATGTTGGTTATATTCAAACAAGATCCCACTCCAAATAATCGACAACAATTACAAACTATTTGTGATAAATTAAGTCAAATTGCCCCCGTCGAAAATGGTTGGCAAAATTTAATTAAATGTGCAAAACAGGCTATTGGTAATCCAAAGCATTCTTATCGTTTATTAGCACCTGTAATTATTAAAGAAGTCAAACTGGCAGGAGATTGTTTAGAAGTAGGTAAGGGTTCAGAAATTGCTCCCTCTCAGGGATTAGAACAATTAGCCTATTCCAAATTACCTCAAGTTTTAATTACTGTCGATCCTAGTGTAGCGGCAGAAACTATTACTAAAATATTTAATAGAGAACAAATTTCTGCGTTAGTTAATTTACTACAAGCAACCCATTAA
- a CDS encoding ADP-ribosylglycohydrolase family protein, translating to MIHQEVTLLDRIIGLLIGTAVGDSVGLPAEGISKKRNNRIFRQKWHQRLIFGYGMISDDTEHTIFVAQCLLACGDSEEIFIQRFSWCLKWWLLSLPAGVGLATLKSIIRLWLGFSPDKSGVYSAGNGAAMRSSIIGAYFAYNQPKLDSFLTLSTRITHSDPRALIGAKAIAYITAWIIKENLKELPDIDKLEAILRLVENDDQEWLNLVNQIIYGLKQDLSVLEFADLIGQEKGISGYVYKTVPIAIYAWYQHFDNFRDALEAVFNCGGDTDTTGAITGALCGVTIGESKIPRQWREKIVDFPRNTNLLVKIAHKLTENINHKYSKNIPINYDWWWILPRNLIFLIIVLIHGFRRLFPPF from the coding sequence ATGATTCATCAAGAAGTAACGTTACTCGATCGAATAATAGGACTTTTAATCGGTACAGCCGTTGGCGATTCTGTTGGTTTACCCGCTGAAGGAATATCCAAAAAACGTAATAATAGAATTTTTCGACAAAAATGGCATCAAAGATTAATCTTTGGCTACGGTATGATTAGCGATGATACAGAGCATACTATCTTTGTCGCTCAATGTCTTTTAGCCTGTGGTGATTCTGAGGAAATTTTTATTCAACGATTCTCTTGGTGTCTTAAATGGTGGTTGTTGTCGTTACCTGCGGGAGTTGGTTTAGCCACATTAAAATCTATTATCAGACTTTGGTTAGGATTTTCTCCTGATAAAAGTGGAGTTTATTCTGCAGGAAATGGTGCAGCAATGCGATCGAGCATCATAGGGGCTTATTTTGCTTATAATCAGCCCAAATTAGATAGTTTTCTGACGTTATCTACTAGAATAACTCATAGTGATCCTCGTGCTTTAATTGGTGCAAAAGCGATCGCTTATATTACCGCATGGATTATCAAAGAAAACTTAAAAGAACTTCCAGATATTGATAAATTAGAAGCTATTTTAAGATTAGTAGAAAATGATGATCAAGAATGGCTAAATTTAGTCAATCAAATTATTTATGGTTTAAAACAAGATTTATCCGTATTAGAATTTGCAGATTTAATTGGACAAGAAAAAGGCATATCAGGTTATGTTTATAAAACTGTACCGATCGCAATTTATGCTTGGTATCAACATTTTGACAATTTTCGAGATGCTTTAGAAGCCGTATTTAATTGTGGAGGAGACACAGATACAACAGGGGCAATTACAGGAGCATTATGTGGGGTAACAATAGGAGAATCAAAAATTCCTAGACAATGGCGAGAAAAAATCGTTGATTTTCCCAGAAATACTAATTTATTAGTCAAAATTGCCCACAAATTAACAGAAAATATTAATCATAAGTATTCAAAAAATATTCCCATTAATTATGATTGGTGGTGGATATTACCTAGAAATTTAATCTTCTTAATCATAGTTTTAATACACGGTTTTCGCCGTTTATTTCCTCCTTTTTAA
- a CDS encoding glycosyltransferase family 2 protein, translating into MLNKSCLFSVIIVVNNTAKNLDQLIQNIVNQCQLLGKYEIILINNLYKNKKNISIFNTVKNYQNISIIEGNFNTVYQKILKDSIGEFLIFTTTEAQPEKNWLQNIMKPFEDPQIHVVGGQIEQLKVNNIILKFYNFIKNILYKNKIKWTDIYDNQISNLAIKKEFLKRQKILNLSNLNQQKINFYYRILREVEAEITYNPSAMVYQIK; encoded by the coding sequence TTGTTAAATAAATCTTGTTTATTTTCTGTTATTATTGTTGTTAATAACACTGCTAAAAATCTCGATCAATTAATTCAAAATATTGTCAATCAGTGTCAATTATTGGGAAAATATGAAATTATTTTAATTAATAATCTTTATAAGAATAAAAAAAATATCTCTATTTTCAATACTGTCAAAAATTATCAAAATATCTCCATCATCGAGGGAAATTTTAATACAGTTTATCAAAAAATATTAAAGGATTCGATCGGAGAATTTTTGATTTTTACTACTACAGAAGCTCAACCAGAGAAAAACTGGTTACAAAATATAATGAAACCTTTTGAAGATCCTCAAATTCATGTAGTAGGAGGGCAGATTGAACAATTGAAAGTAAATAATATTATTCTCAAGTTTTATAATTTTATCAAAAATATACTTTATAAAAACAAGATAAAATGGACAGATATTTATGATAATCAAATAAGTAATCTTGCTATTAAAAAAGAATTTTTAAAACGACAAAAAATATTAAATTTATCTAATTTGAATCAACAAAAAATAAACTTTTATTATCGTATTTTAAGGGAAGTTGAAGCAGAAATAACTTACAATCCTTCTGCGATGGTTTATCAAATCAAATAA
- a CDS encoding metallophosphoesterase — MFDLINRKKLKVLTLSIISLIIFILVENLQHNLTNSKVIAQDNFSPEIKQIINEYKPIQPPRGDVRLLVISDLNSAYGSTEYDEEVHLALKMLPFWQPDLILCSGDMVAGQNPSLTPSEIRAMWKAFDRQIAQPIRNLNIPFGFTIGNHDASAAFGVDKKKFLFQQERDLAVEYWQNLTHNTGVKFVDRTLFPFYYTFEQQGIFFLVWDGSASHIPPDKLAWVEKSLSSTTAKTAKMRVLIGHLPLYAVSEGRDYPGEVLNNADNLRSLLEKYNVHTYISGHHHAYYPAHKGNLQLLHTGALGSGARMLLDTTIAPKKTITVIDVNFDDKKLTTYHTYNMANFQLINYEELPTFIKGHNGIIYRRDITPPSDTKFIN, encoded by the coding sequence ATGTTTGATTTAATTAACCGCAAAAAACTTAAAGTATTAACATTATCTATAATATCTTTAATTATATTTATTTTAGTAGAAAATTTACAACACAATTTAACCAATTCAAAAGTCATAGCACAAGATAATTTTTCTCCCGAAATTAAACAAATAATTAACGAATATAAACCCATACAACCCCCTAGAGGCGATGTAAGATTATTAGTAATAAGTGATCTAAATAGTGCTTATGGTTCAACAGAATACGATGAAGAAGTGCATTTAGCCTTAAAAATGCTTCCCTTTTGGCAACCAGATCTAATATTATGTAGTGGTGACATGGTAGCAGGACAAAATCCCTCTTTAACTCCCTCTGAAATACGCGCCATGTGGAAGGCTTTTGACAGACAAATTGCTCAACCTATTCGCAACTTAAATATTCCCTTTGGTTTTACCATTGGAAATCATGATGCTTCTGCCGCCTTTGGAGTAGATAAGAAAAAATTTCTCTTTCAACAAGAAAGAGATTTAGCTGTAGAATATTGGCAAAATCTTACTCATAACACAGGAGTTAAATTTGTTGATCGAACTCTTTTTCCATTTTATTATACCTTTGAACAACAAGGAATTTTCTTTTTAGTATGGGATGGTTCAGCTAGTCATATCCCCCCTGATAAACTCGCATGGGTAGAAAAAAGTCTCTCATCCACAACTGCTAAAACAGCAAAAATGAGAGTCCTTATTGGACATTTGCCACTATATGCAGTTTCCGAAGGTAGAGACTATCCCGGAGAAGTATTAAATAATGCGGATAATCTCAGAAGTTTACTAGAAAAGTATAATGTACATACTTATATAAGTGGTCATCATCACGCCTACTACCCTGCCCATAAAGGTAATTTACAACTATTACATACAGGTGCTTTAGGATCAGGAGCAAGAATGTTACTAGATACTACGATCGCACCTAAGAAAACAATTACAGTAATTGATGTTAATTTTGATGATAAAAAGTTAACTACTTATCACACTTATAATATGGCAAATTTTCAATTAATTAACTATGAAGAATTACCCACATTTATTAAAGGACATAATGGTATAATTTATCGCCGAGATATAACACCTCCATCAGACACAAAATTTATTAACTAA
- the rnhA gene encoding ribonuclease HI encodes MNDQLPQVEIYTDGSCLNNPGPGGYGVVLLAGDNRKELSGGFERTTNNRMEILAVIKGLEALKKPCRVNIYTDSQYVVNAISKGWAKKWQKNNWRRNGKEKAKNPDLWQILLQLCNQHQVNFIWVRGHSGNKENERCDRLAFHAAQGSDLEEDIGMDN; translated from the coding sequence ATGAATGATCAATTACCACAAGTAGAAATCTACACTGATGGTTCTTGTTTAAATAATCCAGGCCCCGGAGGTTATGGTGTGGTTTTATTGGCAGGAGATAACCGTAAAGAATTATCGGGAGGATTTGAACGAACTACCAATAATCGTATGGAAATTTTAGCGGTGATTAAAGGGTTAGAAGCCTTAAAAAAACCTTGCCGTGTTAACATCTATACGGATTCTCAATATGTGGTTAATGCTATTAGTAAAGGTTGGGCAAAAAAATGGCAGAAAAATAATTGGCGACGCAATGGCAAAGAAAAAGCCAAAAATCCAGATCTCTGGCAAATATTATTACAATTATGTAATCAACATCAAGTTAATTTTATTTGGGTAAGAGGACATTCTGGCAATAAAGAAAACGAAAGATGCGATCGTCTTGCCTTCCATGCCGCCCAAGGATCAGATTTAGAAGAAGATATTGGTATGGATAATTGA
- a CDS encoding radical SAM protein produces MNLFAQEKLLFTPVQKNLNPIPLIFAFPNEYTVGITSLGYQLVWANFSLRNDVSVSRLFTDIHENLPRNSELVGFSFSWELDYVNILNLLESLNVPIYARDRNENHPLVFGGGPVFTANPEPFADFFDIILLGDGENLVGNFIDRYQEIRQANREEKLTYLAQTEGIYIPSLYHINYKQNDGKIEDIKPINNQIPDSVEKQTYRGNVLSASTVVTEKAAWENIYMVEVVRSCPEMCRFCLASYLTLPFRTASLEASLIPAIERGLTVTNRLGLLGASVTQHPEFDTLIDYLSQAKFDDVRVSIASVRTNTVTEKLAKFLKKRDTRSITIAIESGSAKIRQLINKKLENEEIIQAAINAEAGGLKAIKFYGMVGLPEEDLLDIDATIDMMGQVKKVAPKLKVTLGCSTFVPKSHTPFQWFGVNSESKKRLQYLEKNLRKIGVDFRPESYSWSVIQALISRGDRRLSKLLELTRNYGDSLGSYKRAFKELKGELPPLEYYVHDHWALDEILPWQHLKTALSQETLIKHLHKNHE; encoded by the coding sequence ATGAATCTTTTTGCCCAAGAAAAGCTATTATTTACCCCTGTACAAAAAAATCTTAATCCTATCCCCTTAATTTTTGCTTTTCCAAATGAATATACTGTGGGTATCACTAGCTTAGGTTATCAATTAGTTTGGGCTAATTTTTCCTTGAGAAATGATGTTAGTGTAAGTCGTTTATTTACAGATATTCATGAAAATTTACCTCGTAATTCTGAATTAGTAGGATTTTCTTTTTCTTGGGAATTAGATTATGTTAATATTCTTAATTTATTGGAGTCTTTAAATGTTCCGATTTATGCTAGAGATCGTAATGAAAATCATCCTTTAGTTTTTGGTGGTGGCCCTGTTTTTACAGCTAATCCTGAACCTTTTGCCGATTTTTTTGATATTATTTTATTAGGTGATGGTGAAAATTTAGTCGGTAATTTTATCGATCGTTATCAAGAAATTAGACAAGCAAATAGAGAAGAAAAATTAACTTATTTAGCTCAAACAGAAGGTATTTATATCCCCAGTTTATATCACATTAACTATAAACAAAACGATGGTAAAATTGAAGATATTAAACCTATTAATAACCAAATTCCTGATAGTGTAGAAAAACAAACCTATAGGGGAAATGTTTTATCAGCTTCTACCGTTGTGACAGAAAAAGCCGCCTGGGAAAATATTTATATGGTGGAAGTCGTCAGAAGTTGCCCTGAAATGTGTCGTTTCTGCTTGGCTAGTTATCTTACCTTACCATTTCGTACCGCTAGTTTAGAGGCTTCTTTAATTCCTGCTATTGAAAGGGGTTTAACTGTTACCAATCGTCTAGGTTTATTAGGGGCATCCGTTACCCAACATCCTGAATTTGATACTTTAATTGACTATTTATCCCAAGCAAAATTTGATGATGTCAGAGTTAGTATTGCATCCGTAAGAACAAATACCGTTACAGAAAAACTGGCAAAATTTCTTAAAAAACGAGATACTCGATCGATAACTATTGCGATTGAAAGTGGATCTGCTAAAATTAGACAATTAATCAATAAAAAGCTCGAAAATGAAGAAATCATCCAAGCCGCTATTAATGCTGAAGCAGGAGGCTTAAAAGCGATAAAATTTTATGGTATGGTGGGTTTACCTGAAGAAGATTTATTAGATATTGATGCTACTATTGATATGATGGGACAAGTCAAAAAAGTTGCACCCAAATTAAAAGTAACTCTCGGATGCAGTACTTTTGTCCCAAAGTCTCATACTCCTTTTCAATGGTTCGGAGTTAATTCTGAGAGCAAAAAAAGATTGCAGTATTTAGAGAAAAATTTACGAAAAATTGGGGTTGATTTTCGTCCCGAAAGTTATAGTTGGTCAGTAATTCAGGCTTTAATATCCAGAGGCGATCGACGTTTAAGTAAGTTATTAGAATTAACTCGTAATTATGGAGATAGTTTAGGGAGTTATAAACGAGCATTCAAAGAATTAAAAGGAGAACTTCCCCCCTTAGAATATTATGTACATGATCACTGGGCATTAGATGAAATTTTACCTTGGCAACATCTCAAAACTGCTTTAAGTCAAGAAACTTTAATCAAACATCTCCACAAAAATCATGAATAA
- a CDS encoding precorrin-8X methylmutase, producing MQNLTNPIIEKSFAIIDQIVGEHDLNPLDYNIVRRIIHTTADFDFLHLLQCSPNAINIAIELLKTKTPIITDVSMVKEGICNMVAKTHQNEIIVAVKQVKQSENGQTLTETGLLQCTQKYPHGIYVIGNAPTALIALCKQCEGQKIKPSLVIGTPVGFVSVLESKAYLARLNIPQIQIIGNKGGSTVAAAIINALIVMSVKDIR from the coding sequence TTGCAGAATTTAACAAATCCTATTATTGAAAAAAGTTTTGCTATTATTGATCAAATTGTTGGGGAACATGATCTCAATCCTTTAGATTACAATATTGTTCGTCGCATTATTCACACTACAGCTGACTTTGATTTTTTACATCTGCTTCAATGTAGTCCTAATGCCATTAATATTGCGATCGAGTTATTAAAAACCAAGACACCGATAATAACTGATGTGAGCATGGTAAAAGAAGGCATCTGTAACATGGTAGCGAAAACCCATCAAAATGAGATTATTGTGGCAGTAAAACAGGTAAAACAGTCTGAAAATGGACAAACTTTGACAGAAACAGGCTTATTGCAATGCACTCAAAAGTATCCTCACGGCATCTATGTTATTGGAAATGCTCCTACAGCTTTAATTGCTTTATGTAAACAATGCGAGGGACAAAAAATTAAACCTTCTTTAGTAATTGGTACACCTGTAGGATTTGTATCAGTATTAGAATCAAAGGCGTATTTAGCTAGGCTTAATATTCCTCAGATACAAATTATCGGTAATAAAGGAGGCTCAACCGTCGCCGCAGCTATTATCAACGCTTTAATCGTCATGTCAGTAAAGGATATTAGATAA
- the holA gene encoding DNA polymerase III subunit delta, with product MPIYLYWGEDDFAMNQAITTLKEDNLDRDWIQFNFDKFVGDKEDSILSALMQVMTPPFGSGDRIVWLFETNIFQSCSEELLTQLQRTITQIPDNTHFLLTSSKKPDARIKSTKLINKYAKVVEFALISPWQTEILIKKVEEVAQEKQINLTPSAIKILASCVGNDSRLLWQELEKLAIYQGNNKQPIDEETVKSLVNVSTQNSLQLAQAILDRNIPSALELVTDLITLNEPALRIVATLVGQFRTWAIVKTMIESGEKDEKKIAESADISNPKRIYFLKQEIKNRSSKELLSSLPILLELEAGLKLGADPLNILETKIIELCNV from the coding sequence ATGCCGATTTATTTATATTGGGGTGAAGATGATTTTGCCATGAATCAAGCAATTACTACCCTTAAAGAAGATAACCTCGATCGAGATTGGATTCAGTTCAATTTTGACAAATTTGTCGGCGATAAGGAAGATTCTATTCTTTCTGCCTTAATGCAAGTCATGACTCCTCCTTTTGGTAGTGGCGATCGAATTGTATGGTTATTTGAGACTAATATATTTCAAAGTTGCTCGGAGGAATTATTAACTCAATTACAACGTACAATTACTCAGATACCAGACAATACTCATTTTTTATTAACTAGCAGCAAAAAGCCTGATGCACGAATAAAAAGTACTAAGTTAATTAATAAATATGCAAAGGTTGTTGAGTTTGCCTTAATTTCTCCTTGGCAGACGGAAATTTTAATTAAAAAAGTAGAAGAAGTTGCCCAAGAAAAACAAATTAATTTAACTCCTTCTGCTATTAAAATTTTAGCTAGTTGTGTCGGTAATGATAGCCGTTTATTGTGGCAAGAATTAGAAAAGTTAGCAATTTATCAAGGAAATAATAAACAACCAATTGATGAAGAAACTGTTAAAAGTTTAGTTAATGTTAGCACTCAAAATAGTTTACAATTAGCCCAAGCAATTCTCGACCGCAATATTCCTTCTGCCTTAGAATTAGTTACAGATTTAATTACCCTAAATGAACCAGCATTAAGAATAGTTGCCACTTTAGTTGGACAATTTCGCACTTGGGCAATAGTAAAAACTATGATAGAATCAGGAGAAAAAGATGAGAAAAAAATTGCAGAATCTGCGGATATAAGTAACCCTAAAAGAATCTATTTTTTAAAACAAGAAATCAAGAATCGATCGAGCAAAGAATTGTTATCTAGCTTACCTATTTTACTTGAATTAGAAGCCGGTTTAAAATTAGGTGCTGATCCTTTAAATATATTAGAAACAAAAATTATTGAGTTGTGCAATGTTTGA